The genomic segment TGAGGCAGGCACAGCCCAACCTCCTAGGGGACGCAGGGTCTTCTCCATGCGGCTGTGCAGCGAGCATTCTCACTGCATTGCGGGCGAGGTCCTGTAGCTGCACCCTCTCGCCTCCCTCAGTGTCTCGGCTGATGGCAGCCTGGTGGGAGTGAAGCCCGacctcccagggctgcctccagTGGGTCCCCATGACGCACAAAGGGGAGCACCTTTTCAATGGTTTGGTCATTGGTGTTTGTTCTTCTGTGGCATCACTATCCAAGGCTTTTGCCCGACTTTCAACAGCACTGACTTACTGGTCGCCTTCCTTGAGAAGCTCTTTAAGTCATTAAAGCTGGGTGCTGACGGGTGTGTCTGTCATTATCCTCCCCATTTGTGCCCTGCCTTTCACTCCTTCATGAGGAAAGGTTTTCTGGTGAAATAAAGTTATTAGTTTTGCTATAGGCAAATATATCACTTTGTCCTTTGTGGTTTGCATATTAGTGTTCTGTGTAAGAAATCTTTCATTACCCTGAGGTCATTGAATAATCCACATTGTCTGATAAAAGTTTGTTTTACCCCTCACGCTGAAGTCTCCAGCTCCCTTggagttttttttcctgaggaagattttccctgagctaacatttgtgccaataatcctctactttatatgtgggtcactgccacagcatggatgacgAGTGGTGGAGGCCCGTGCTTGGGATCTGGACCTGCaaaccccggctgctgaagtggagtgcactgcactccaccactccaccatggggctggcctcctggaGGTGATTtttgtgtggtgtgaggtagctgtcaaatttcactttatttttccatatggctAATGGTCTTAGGACCATTTATGAGAAGATGCTCCTTTCTCCACAGCTCATGCCAGCTCCAGGGTAACAGGAAGGGAGGCAGTCAGGTCTTACACAGAGCCGACTTGGAGCCCACCTCCGCTCCTTCGGGCTGCTGTCTGTCTGCACTGAGACCCACTGTCTGACGCCGGATAGAGCAGATGTCCCCACATGTTCCGCCTGTTGGCTGGGCTCTGCTGGCCTCTGCAATCAACCTGTCAACATTCTCACACCCAAAACAACTATTATTTGAGTTTTGACAGGGACTGAACGCCTCTGGGTCTTCCACTGGCTTCTATCCATTGATTTaagtcttttttctgtctctcaatAATACTTAATAGTTTTTGCCTATGAAGCTTCTAATCTATTTTATTAGACTTGGAATTGGTAACATCATCCTTCCGATGTTCCTGCAACTCTTTTAACGTGATTTCTCAGCTTCTTGTTTCTGGTATGTAGACGTTTAAGTGCTTTCTGAATGTTGACTTTTGTACGCAGTAATCCTTCCCAACTCTCTTACTAAGTTGAATCATTACTGTTTCCGGGTTTTCTAAATTggaaatcatatcatctgtgagtTCCATTTTTGACATTTCCAAGTGTTGCACCTGTTTTATTTCCCTCCTAACTGTGCTGTCAAGGTTGCACTGCAGTGGCGACAGCCGCTCCCTTGGCTGGTTCCCCGTCTCAAAGGCAATGCTTTCAAAGTTTCACTTTAAGTGTGATTCAGCTAATTTTCCCTATACtatcaaattaagaaatattattaaattattatactatcaaattaagaaatattattaaattaaaatattattaaattaagaaagaacccttttatttacattttgttaagaattttatgGAAGGAGTTGAtgctaaattttataaaatatttcttctggatttatgatgtcatattttatcaaatgcttttattctccattttgggAGGAAGccacataattttttctttcagtttgttaGTGTCAAGTTTTGGactgattttctaatatttctcaTGTTAAACCAGCTTTGCGGTCCTGGAATATGACTTTTGTCATGGTGTAGCATCATCTTAAtaaattgctgaattcaggttgctagtattttgttcaaGATATTAGCCTTGATATCAACAAGACGCTGGCCTGTGTTAATTCTTCATATTTACTTTGTGAGATTTTGGTACTGATATGTTACCTACATAAAGTGAGTAAAGGGTATATCTCTCTTTTCAATATTCTAGAAGAATCTCGACGAATGCGGAATAACTTATTTCCAGAATATTTGGTACAATTTAACAGTAGAAGCACTGGGCTTAGATATTATGCTGTGAGGAGACTATTTATTATGgttctgtttatttaaaagattaaaggaCTGTtcaacttgtctattttttcttgtgtgagttttgatATAGTTTTCTAGGAATCGATCAACTTGTAATCCTCTGCTCTTTGTGTATTTTGCACAGACATTGAAACAAAATGTGGATCTAGATTTTGTTACACATGGGTGCAGACAGAACTTCTCCATGCACGTGAAAACAAGGAAGAGTGTCCAAGAACACTAAAACTTTGATAACCCAAAGCTCAGTCTTGAGCTAATCTGAGGTTTGATTATGTGGTTGGAATTCCCCTTTGTCCTGGTTGAATGCCTTCAAGCATCTCTGGCTAGCAGGACACCTCATGTGTGCTGGGTGAGGGTAGGTGTGATCTGCCAGAACAACCCAGGAGAGAGACATCTGGTCTGCCTCAGTCCCATGCATCAGGTAGAGCCAGATTCCTGGACATGAAGACCACCAGAGGGTTCTGAGCAGGTGCTGGGAAAATGTGACTAAGCACCACGACATGGAAATGCAATGCTTGGTACACAACAGCCTCTCCCTTCGTACACGCCCTCCGTCCCTGTTCCCTTGGCCCAATCTTGGGTGTGAAAATGGGAGGGGGGAGGATGGGAGACATCAAGAGATGAAGTCTAATGGAAAGAACACCAGGGTCATCTGGGCTGTATGTCAGGCCCACCATCAACTCCAGATAGGTTAACTTAGTACTTCTGAGAACTGACCTGTGACGCCCAGGCGGAAGGAGACCTTCTGGCCCCCGGCCTCACAGCTGTACTCCCCTGCGTCCGCCTTCCCTgcctgctgcaccaccagccgcCGGGTGCAGCCCTTGGCCTCCACCTGCACTTTCTTGCTCGCACTCAGCTTCTTCCCGTCCTTGAACCACGTCACCTCTGTCTGGGCCTGGGCCACCTCGCAGCTCAGTGTGGCGCTGGCCCCCGCCTTGGCCTGCACCTCCCTGTGGGTCGGCTGCTCCTTGGCAAACACCATcgtgggctctggggacagagagggacacGGGGTCAGAGACACCACCTAAGTCAGGAAGGCAGCACTGGGGAAAGAAGGCCTggatgggggaggcagagggctggaAACTTCTCCAGGCTCTGCACCAGCTGAGTGGCCTGGAGGAGCCCCACCATCCTCTCAGCAACAAGCAACACAATTCATGTGTATGTTCTAACAATTTATCTGCACATCCATATGGGCTGTTCCAGGTGAGGACACTGTGAAAGACTCCTGTGCACACAGTCTGCTGGGAAGGAACATGCGGTCCTCAACTTCCTGGGGACGAGGAGTCTCGGGGAGTCTTTTCCACAGAACTGTGCAGCGAGCATTCCCACTCGCCGTTCATGAGACTCTTGAGGCTGCAGGCTCTTGGTGCTGTCGCCTGTGGCACCTGGTGGGTgcaccttttccttcctctgactttctttcctgttatctgatgactaatgaagctgagcgcctcttccagctcctgggttGGCCATTACTGTTTGCTCTTCTGTGGTGACACTATTCAGATCTTTTTGTCCCATTATCAACAgtactgtctttctttttctcttctcattttaagGTGCTCTTTATATGTTTAAATGTTAGTCAATGACAACCATGTATTCTGTGACATATTTCCCACCTGTGGGACTTACATTCACTCTCCTCTGGTATCTTCTGGTGAATCAAAGTGTTTAgttttaatacagaaaaatctgTCTAGCTTGCTCCATTGTGGTTAGGGCATTTGCGTGCCTTTTAAGAAATCTATTCTCACCCTAGGTCTTTAAACAATCCATGCCATCATCTGAGGGTCTCATGGTTTTACCTCTACATGGAGGCCTCTAACACACCAGGAGTTgactttgtgtatggtgtgaattaccagtataatttaatttttccatatggtTAAATGGTCTAAGCACTATTTATGAAAACACTATCCTTTCTCTACTTTCTGCACAGACACTGCAGTAAAAAGGGGAGTGGCGGGAGCCCATTTATGCAAGGATCTGTCTCTGAGCTCATTATTCTGTTCCTCTAATCTGATGACTGTCCCTACATCGAGATCCTCTGTCttaattactgcagctttatgATAATTCCTGACATCTGCTACAGCAAAAACTCACGCTTTGCTTTTATTCAAGAGAAAAGTGTATTAACTGAACTTGGCCTTTGGAATCTGCTTGTTATTTTTCAATCCTCCTAAAAAACATTTGTTCTGATTTTGATTGTTAGTGAATGTCTTAGATTCTTCCATGGATTTCTATCCATCTATTTAGATCTCTTGACTATCTCTCAGAAATGTTCGATAGTCCCCCACTGAGCCTCTAAGCACCTTTTATTAGACTTGCAGGTAGAAAATGATTCTTCTGATGCCATTGcaactcttttaaaatatcattttccagggtccagcccggtggcgtagtggttaagttcactcactctccTTCGAcggcccaggattcgcaggttcggatccagggcatggatctatgcaccattcaagccctgctgaggcagcatcccacgtacgaaatagagaaagattggcaacagatgttagctcagggccaaccttcctcaccaaaaacattGTTTTCCAAGTATTTGTTTCAAGTGTACAGACAgagaagtgttcccttttcttttcttactgtaaTCTTTCTCAACAATCATACCATAATAATTTATCTTTCGGATTTTCTGAATTGATGTTCACATCATTAGTGaactccacttttattttttccaaattttatgccttttattttagtttcctccTTACTCTACAATACAGTGTTGGACAGAAGTGGTGAGGGCAGCTTCCCCGTGTCTTGTCCCTGACGTCAAAGCTTTCAAGGTTCACTTTAAGCATGACATGATTCATGTTTTTGCAGCACCATTTTCAAAGTAAGGAAGAACACTTTTCTATTGTTTGTTAAGAATTTTACAGCATGAATTGATGTTAATTTTTATCAAacaatttttctgaatttatgaCGTTAAATAGTAATCAAATAATCTTATTCTGTATTAGTTGAGAAATCACATGAGTTTTCACTCAATCTGTTAATGTCAAGTTTTATATTGATCTAATGTTCCTAATGTTAAACCAAACTTGCAATCCTGGGCAAGGACTTTCCTCATAGTGTATATCCTCTTgatatattgttgaattcattttgctaattttaCTTATGATTTTGTCCTTGATATCCATCACGGATCGGTCTGTAATTTAATTCTTCCTACTTCTCTTGTCAGATTTTGATGTCGATGTCACATTATCTACATAAAACGACGTGCAGAGCGtatctcctttttctgttctccaCAACAATCTCCACAAGCATGGAAATACTGTGCCCTAGAATGTTTAATAGAGTTTACCAGAGAACTACTGGGCTTAGaagattttttattattggtcccatttatttaaaagtcataGGACTATTCAAGCTTCCTATATCTTCTTGTGTTGATTTTCATATAGTTTACGAGGAATTAGACAAACTGTCACAACTTTTCGAATTTATtaccataaaatattttgtcatactCTCTTAAACTAACATTTCACAAAGACATATAGGTGGATTTTTGGTATCTAGACCCACCACAAACCATTATATACTGATGTGATACCCAACTGTTACGTGTAGGCACCTAGAAGTCAATGTGGGATGGGAGCCACCCCTATTTGGCATCAAGACTCTCttaacaagaggaaaataatttaatttcttagatTTCTCTATGTACCAGGTAAGGAGGCAAAGTACGCACTCACCATTAGAAAACGCTATGAAATCAATACTGCTCTCTCTACCAGTCAGAGGCTGCTCCTCACAGCAAAGCACGCTGATGTGGCAGAAGTGACTTCCTTTCCATTCCTAACTTCACAAACGTAACTCCAAGGGGAATTCTGACACTGAACACCCAAATTGAAGACAAGGGCAAAATGATATTCACTTTGGCAGAATGACCCTACATATCACCTCTCTCCTGCATTTGCACGGACATTACAACAAAACATGTATCTACATCTCattacacagagggaagacaccTCAGATTTGATAATCCAATGTTCACTCTTGACATAGATTCAAGTATGATGGTGTAGCCAAAATTCCACTAACCCAGGGTCAGTGAAACTGGAATATCTCCTGCTGATAAGAGCTGGCATGAGGTGCTAGTGAGGGCATGTGGAGTCGTCAGAACAAACAATGCGAGGAAGTTACACATCCCAGGTGAGAGACAACTGGTCTACCTCGGACCCAAGCTCCAGGTAGAGCCAGAGCCTGGGACACCAGGACCGACAGGAAGGTTCCAGGCAGGCGACAGAGCATTACTGCATGGAGCTGCCCCTCCAGGTTTGCAGGAACGGCCTCTCCTTTCCATGTACCCTTCCAGCCCAGCATCTCTCAGCCCAAAATGGGTATGATGGAAGATGGAAGGATGGGAGACATTAAGAGAACAAGTCTAATGGAAAGAACACCAGGGCCGTCTAGGCTGTGAGCAAGGCCCATCATCAACTCCAAGTAGGCTGACCAAGTACCTCCAAGAACTGACCTGTGACATCCAGGCGGAAGGAGACCTTCTGGCCCCCCGCCTCGCAGCTGTACTCCCCAGCATCCGCCTTCCCTgcctgctgcaccaccagccgcCGGGTGCAGCCCTTGGCCTCCACGTGCACTTTCGAGCTCGCACTCAGCTTCTTCCCGTCCTTGAACCACGTCACCTCTGTCTGGGCCTGGGCCACCTCGCAGCTCAGTGTGGCGCTGGTCCCCACCTCAGCCTGCACATCCTTGTGTGCCGGCTGCTCCTTGGCAAACACCACCGagggctctggggacagagggaTACGGGGTCAGAGATACCATCGAAAACATATGGTTAAATGTTCAAAGTACCGTTtatgaaaagaccatcctttcttcACACCTTGCACAGGAGCCACAGTAGAAACAAAGGAGG from the Equus quagga isolate Etosha38 unplaced genomic scaffold, UCLA_HA_Equagga_1.0 182853_RagTag, whole genome shotgun sequence genome contains:
- the LOC124233288 gene encoding obscurin-like translates to RIPLSPEPSVVFAKEQPAHKDVQAEVGTSATLSCEVAQAQTEVTWFKDGKKLSASSKVHVEAKGCTRRLVVQQAGKADAGEYSCEAGGQKVSFRLDVTEPTMVFAKEQPTHREVQAKAGASATLSCEVAQAQTEVTWFKDGKKLSASKKVQVEAKGCTRRLVVQQAGKADAGEYSCEAGGQKVSFRLGVTEASRAQPTGGTCGDICSIRRQTVGLSADRQQPEGAEVGSKSALCKT